One part of the Streptomyces nigra genome encodes these proteins:
- a CDS encoding SPOR domain-containing protein, which yields MNDSTITLPWLVVRQDDNGNRYRVGRYATRAEAQKIADSLDGRGHKQLYWVERITQNGGGADR from the coding sequence ATGAACGACAGCACGATCACTCTTCCCTGGCTCGTCGTCCGGCAGGACGACAACGGCAACCGCTATCGCGTGGGCCGGTACGCGACCCGGGCCGAGGCCCAGAAGATCGCGGACAGCCTCGACGGCCGCGGGCACAAGCAGCTGTACTGGGTCGAGCGCATCACGCAGAACGGCGGCGGCGCCGACCGCTGA
- a CDS encoding DUF4190 domain-containing protein gives MSIPPPPGPQQPYGPPAPPHGPYAAGPGSPYGAPYGAPYGPYGAFGGQAPVNGLAIGSLVLGILCFVPAVGLVLGIVALAQIRRKGERGKGMAIAGSVLSTVGLALWALTLSTGAAADFWDGFKGAATGEGSAFALDKGDCFDTPAGSLEGETFDAEKVPCSGEHDGEVFAVVELPDGGYPGEDELSRTADDKCYALSDGYAMDTWGVPDDVDVYYFIPTAQSWRFGDRELTCLFGSVEERRLTGSLRGDATTLDADQVAFLSAVNAVDAVLYEEPEDHPDDDLGANQVWAKDVDRVLGEQIAALRAHGWSGTAKKPVTDLVEEMEDARKEWARAAAAKDTDTYFAHYDKGYAYVDGPTTVTAREALGLDTTVPEYTDDSDSGGGGEDAGDLQV, from the coding sequence GTGTCGATACCCCCGCCGCCCGGACCCCAGCAGCCGTACGGGCCACCGGCACCGCCCCACGGGCCGTACGCCGCCGGTCCCGGCTCGCCCTACGGGGCGCCGTACGGTGCCCCCTACGGCCCGTACGGGGCCTTCGGCGGGCAGGCGCCGGTGAACGGTCTCGCGATCGGCTCCCTCGTGCTCGGCATCCTGTGCTTCGTGCCGGCCGTCGGCCTGGTGCTCGGCATCGTCGCGCTCGCGCAGATCCGGCGGAAGGGCGAGCGCGGCAAGGGCATGGCGATCGCCGGTTCGGTGCTGTCCACGGTGGGCCTCGCGCTGTGGGCGCTGACGCTGTCCACCGGTGCCGCCGCCGACTTCTGGGACGGCTTCAAGGGCGCCGCCACCGGGGAGGGCAGCGCCTTCGCGCTGGACAAGGGCGACTGCTTCGACACCCCGGCGGGGAGCCTGGAGGGGGAGACCTTCGACGCCGAGAAGGTGCCCTGCTCCGGTGAGCACGACGGCGAGGTCTTCGCGGTGGTCGAGCTGCCGGACGGCGGCTACCCCGGCGAGGACGAGCTGTCCCGCACGGCCGACGACAAGTGCTACGCGCTGAGCGACGGTTACGCCATGGACACCTGGGGTGTGCCGGACGACGTCGACGTCTACTACTTCATCCCCACCGCGCAGAGCTGGCGGTTCGGCGACCGTGAACTCACCTGCCTGTTCGGCAGCGTCGAGGAGCGCCGGCTGACCGGCTCGCTGCGCGGCGACGCCACGACGCTCGACGCCGACCAGGTCGCCTTCCTGTCCGCGGTCAACGCCGTCGACGCGGTCCTGTACGAGGAGCCGGAGGACCACCCCGACGACGACCTGGGCGCCAATCAGGTCTGGGCGAAGGACGTTGACCGGGTGCTCGGCGAGCAGATCGCGGCGCTGCGCGCGCACGGCTGGTCCGGCACGGCGAAGAAGCCGGTCACCGACCTGGTCGAGGAGATGGAGGACGCCCGCAAGGAGTGGGCACGGGCCGCCGCCGCGAAGGACACGGACACGTACTTCGCGCACTACGACAAGGGCTACGCGTACGTCGACGGGCCCACGACGGTCACCGCGCGCGAGGCTCTGGGCCTCGACACCACCGTTCCGGAGTACACGGACGACTCCGACAGCGGGGGCGGCGGCGAGGACGCGGGCGATCTCCAGGTGTGA
- a CDS encoding GntR family transcriptional regulator, with amino-acid sequence MTFGEQPAYLRVAGDLRKKIVDGSLPPHTRLPSQARIREEYGVSDTVALEARKVLMAEGLVEGRSGSGTYVRERPVPRRIARSGFRPPSGATPFRQEQADGDVRGTWESSSEQALAGRAVAERLAIRPGERVMCTRYLFREAGEPMMLSTSWEPLSVTGRTPVMLPEEGPLGGMGVVERMAAIDVVVDNVTEEVGARPGLAEELHALGGVPGHVVLVIQRTYYASGRPVETADVVVPADRYRVAYHLPVK; translated from the coding sequence GTGACTTTCGGTGAGCAGCCGGCGTATCTGCGTGTCGCGGGTGATCTCCGTAAGAAGATCGTCGACGGTTCGCTCCCTCCGCACACCCGCCTCCCGTCACAGGCCAGGATCCGCGAGGAGTACGGCGTCTCCGACACCGTCGCCCTGGAGGCGCGCAAGGTGCTGATGGCCGAGGGCCTGGTCGAGGGCCGCTCCGGCTCCGGGACCTATGTGCGCGAGCGGCCCGTGCCCCGCCGTATCGCCCGTTCCGGCTTCCGCCCGCCGAGCGGCGCCACCCCGTTCCGGCAGGAGCAGGCCGACGGGGATGTGCGCGGCACCTGGGAGTCCAGCAGCGAGCAGGCGCTCGCCGGCCGTGCCGTCGCCGAGCGGCTGGCCATCCGGCCCGGCGAGCGCGTGATGTGCACGCGGTATCTGTTCCGGGAGGCGGGCGAGCCCATGATGCTCTCCACCTCCTGGGAGCCCCTCTCCGTCACCGGCCGGACGCCCGTGATGCTGCCCGAGGAGGGGCCGCTCGGCGGCATGGGCGTCGTCGAGCGGATGGCCGCCATCGACGTCGTCGTGGACAACGTCACCGAGGAGGTCGGCGCCCGCCCCGGCCTCGCCGAGGAGTTGCACGCGCTGGGCGGTGTCCCCGGCCATGTGGTCCTCGTCATCCAGCGCACCTACTACGCCTCGGGCCGTCCGGTGGAGACGGCGGACGTGGTGGTCCCGGCCGACCGCTACCGGGTCGCGTACCACCTGCCGGTGAAGTAG
- a CDS encoding (deoxy)nucleoside triphosphate pyrophosphohydrolase translates to MTERIVVGAALLEAGRLLAARRSAPADLAGRWELPGGKVEPGERPEAALARELREELGVDAEVMGRVPGVWPLRAPFVLHVWTARLRPGSPAPHPLQDHDDLRWLDAGELWDVDWLDQDVPAVREVARRLTP, encoded by the coding sequence ATGACGGAACGGATCGTGGTCGGCGCCGCGCTGCTGGAGGCGGGCCGTCTGCTCGCCGCACGCCGGAGCGCGCCCGCGGACCTGGCCGGGCGCTGGGAGTTGCCCGGCGGCAAGGTGGAACCGGGCGAGAGGCCGGAGGCGGCCCTCGCCCGCGAACTGCGCGAGGAACTCGGCGTGGACGCCGAGGTGATGGGGCGTGTCCCCGGCGTCTGGCCCCTGCGGGCCCCCTTCGTCCTCCATGTGTGGACCGCCCGGCTGCGGCCCGGCAGCCCGGCGCCGCACCCCCTGCAGGACCACGACGACCTGCGCTGGCTCGACGCCGGCGAGCTGTGGGACGTCGACTGGCTGGACCAGGACG